The Bernardetia sp. ABR2-2B DNA window AAGAAAAATCTATTTTTTTGAGTACAAATGACTTTCAAAATCTAAAATGTTTTGATTTTTTGGTGTTCTATTCTTTATTTTTGCTCAAAAAAAGCGTTATTTGTAGTATGAAAGAAGAAGAAAAAATAATAGAAGCAAGAGCAAAACTTAGTTTTGAAGAATACCTCCGACTAAACTTTTCACTATTACTACGTAGCAAAATGGTTTGGTTAAGTCTCTTTTTGGCGACTATGCTTATCGTGATGCTTTTGGAAAAACGCCTTACAGATGGGCAATGGGCAGATTCAGAACTAAAACTTGGTTTGCTTTTGAGCTTGACAGTTTCTTTATTTTTGGTATTGCCCTTACTCACTTACCTAAGAACGAAAAATTATTTTGAGAAAAACCCTTCTCTTTCAGAACTAACAACTTTTTATTTTGAGCCTGAACGAATAGAAGTAGTTACCTTAGAAAGCCATACGACACTCACTTGGCGACGAATTTATAAAATAAGAGAATTCAAACATTACTTGCTTATCTATCAAAATAGACATATTGCTTACGTAGTTCCCAAAAAATCCTTTGATTCGGTTTCAGATATGGAGGCAGTAAAAGAAATGATTCGTAGCAAAACAAAACTAGGATATCGTCTAAAAAGTTAAATTATTTGAATCATTAACTATTAAATGACGGATAATCAACAACTAATCAACTCCTATTTTTTTATACTATCCCAAATTTTTATTATCCTACAACGATATGCTTTGCTCTGTTTCTACTTTTGGTTTAGTTTTACTCTTTCTGATTGTCGGTGCTTTTTTTGCTCTAATTGCTTTGAGTATTGGAAAAATTTTTCGTCCTAATAATCCTACACCAGAAAAAATAACTACCTATGAATGTGGAGAAGAAACTGTAATTGGAAGTTGGGGTAAGTTCAATATTCGTTTTTACTTAATTGCACTAGTTTTTGTACTCTTTGAGGTAGAAATTATATTTTTATTCCCTTGGTCAAAAATTCTGACTGATGCTAAATTACAAGCCTTAGAAAGTAATTGGAAAATATATGCGTTTACAGAAGGACTTTTATTTATTGGTATATTAGTGATGGGATTGGCTTACCTTTGGAAAAATAACTTTTTAGATTGGAATCTTGACTTTTCAGAAAAAGATAGAAACCAACCAAATAAATTAGAAAATTTAGATTTGTCTCAACAAGGCAAAGACGGAGAAAATAGTTCTAAGACAATTCCTAGTTCTGTTTATCAACAAATAAATATGCGTTATGACTAAAAAACTACTACATAATTAAAATAAATTTGAATGGATAACACCTCATTTTATAAAAAATAATTATCTAATAATCTCACTATGACTTGGATTAAGTTACTTCTTAGCTTGGGAACTGCATTCGCTATCTGTTTGCTACTCATTCCCGAAATCATCAAAATTGCTAATTCTCGTAATATACACGACCAACCCAACGAGCGAAAAATTCATACAGGAAAAATTTGTTCTTTTGGAGGAATAGGTATTTTTTTTGGTTTTATTATTTCTACATTGATATGGTCTTTTGTAGATATGACCCTAAACATGGAGTTTTTGATGGGTGCTGTTTTGGTTATGGTAGTGGTTGGAATGCGAGATGATTTTTTGCCGTTAAGTGCCTTTTGGAAACTAATAGGACAACTTGTAGCAATCGCTGTTCTTTTGATTGGAGATATTCGTATTTCTTCTCTGTATGGCTTTTTGGGAGTTTATGAACTCAATATCGTTTTTAGTTATCTAGTTACTGGTTTTATTGTGATTGTCATTACAAATGCTTTTAACTTGATTGATGGAATTGATGGATTAGCTGGTTCGGTTGCCTTGATTGTTTTTAGCTTTTTTGGGCTTTGGTTTGCTTTGGAGGGTAGTTTTGCTCTTTCTGCAATGTGTTTGGCTGTTTTGGGTAGTGTTGGAGGTTTCTTGTATTATAACTATAGTCCTGCTCGTATTTTTATGGGCGATACAGGCTCTTTGATGCTTGGTTTTTTGGCTACTGGTCTTTTAATTATTTTTTTAAATAAAAATGCTGCTTTACCTACTACGAGCGAATTGCATATTGTAGCTCCATTATCGCTGCTTTCTGCACTGATGGTTTATCCACTTTTTGATACTATTCGTGTTTTTATGTTGAGAGCTTTTGCTGGTCGTTCTCCTCTTTCTCCTGACCGTAATCATATTCATCACTTGCTTTTAGACATCGGTTGTAGTCATTATTATATTGTAGGAATTGTAATTTTCTTGAATATTTTGTTTGTCTTTATTTT harbors:
- a CDS encoding YcxB family protein, which encodes MKEEEKIIEARAKLSFEEYLRLNFSLLLRSKMVWLSLFLATMLIVMLLEKRLTDGQWADSELKLGLLLSLTVSLFLVLPLLTYLRTKNYFEKNPSLSELTTFYFEPERIEVVTLESHTTLTWRRIYKIREFKHYLLIYQNRHIAYVVPKKSFDSVSDMEAVKEMIRSKTKLGYRLKS
- the ndhC gene encoding NADH-quinone oxidoreductase subunit A, which gives rise to MLCSVSTFGLVLLFLIVGAFFALIALSIGKIFRPNNPTPEKITTYECGEETVIGSWGKFNIRFYLIALVFVLFEVEIIFLFPWSKILTDAKLQALESNWKIYAFTEGLLFIGILVMGLAYLWKNNFLDWNLDFSEKDRNQPNKLENLDLSQQGKDGENSSKTIPSSVYQQINMRYD
- a CDS encoding MraY family glycosyltransferase; the encoded protein is MTWIKLLLSLGTAFAICLLLIPEIIKIANSRNIHDQPNERKIHTGKICSFGGIGIFFGFIISTLIWSFVDMTLNMEFLMGAVLVMVVVGMRDDFLPLSAFWKLIGQLVAIAVLLIGDIRISSLYGFLGVYELNIVFSYLVTGFIVIVITNAFNLIDGIDGLAGSVALIVFSFFGLWFALEGSFALSAMCLAVLGSVGGFLYYNYSPARIFMGDTGSLMLGFLATGLLIIFLNKNAALPTTSELHIVAPLSLLSALMVYPLFDTIRVFMLRAFAGRSPLSPDRNHIHHLLLDIGCSHYYIVGIVIFLNILFVFIFTFIGQMGYLSDNWLVPIIVLTASSLAVFLHRKVKRRREVVNI